The Gracilibacillus caseinilyticus genome segment GTCCTATACCAAATAAAATGGCAGTGAGTATAATCGCAATATAGTAGAAGCTTCTGGGGATATCTCCTTTTTCTTTCTTAGTTATTCGTGCCAGCAGCCAGACAACTAGTGTCATGCCAAACAACCTTAGCATGAGTTCTTCTGTAATACCTCCATAAACAATAGCAAGTAAGCCTTGCCACCAACTAGTAACGGTAGTTTGATTATCCGGCATATCGATAAGGGGGGCGAACACCCACATGTCCAAAAGAATGGTGATAAGTGAACCGATGAATGCTATGAAGACACCGATGATCAGCCATTTTTTCGAGATAGGTTGTAGTTTTCTTTCATAAATAAGACCTTCGATTATGGGAGCACTTAATCTCGCTCTTTTTTGTAATCTTACACCTATTAATACCAGCACAAACAAAAATATAATGTCTATGATCGAATTTATTGTTACAACCAATGAAACTGGCATGGCTTCTGGACTGGATTGATAAAATTCATCGTTCATTAAGACGGTCATTTCATATGGGATAATAGCAACTATTCCAATTACACCTAAGAACGTGAGTAATAGAACCAATTTTATTTTCCATTTTTCCACTGAACCACTCCTATTTTCAGATACTTACTTATACGGATATTATTGTGAAAAAGAGTACATTTTGCATTTTCCCATATACTCTTTACCATTTAATTCTATGCAACAGCTCAGTATCACGAGTATTAATTAATAGTTCTATAAGTATATGCTAAGAATTTTTGTCTAAACCTCATTTTTGACATTTATAAACATAATTCATCTGTGGTATTCCTTTATCAGATGTTTTACGATTACTGCCAAATACTATCCCTCTGCATTCTTTCTTGCTTCTTTTCGTTCCAACGTCAAGTAGTCCTGTGTTTTAAAGATAGATACATCATGATTTTCTGCAAATTCCGCTACATATTCATACGCTTTTGGTGGTACCAGTACTGATAATCTAATATTTCTAGCCTTTTTCACATCTATAATCGCAGCTTTTTTAGCCCAACTGGGCACGTATGAATTTCACTTGCTCTATTTGATCAGGGAAAATCACCCTCCTTATAATTGATTTTTTAAACAATAATACTTGATAGACTAAATGATTATCCTGTATTTCAAATCTAAAGTGAATGGAATTAGCTAATACAATAACAAAAACTAAATATATCAGGAATAAAGTTATGGAGAATCCATAATAATCTGATAACAGACTCCAACAAAAAGCAATACAAAAAATACTAATAGTTGACCACCTTAGCGGCTTTATATGGTATTCCATGCATAACTTCCTCCTATATCTATTCATCCATGTAAAATTTACTTATTTTTGAAAACATACTTCCATTTTATATAAGTATTAATAAAGAAACAACTATTAAATGAATTAACTTCAAACTCTAGGCGGTATTATTAATGGGATTTCTGGATGGTTTAATGGGTAACGCTTCAAATGTAGACAAGCAAGAGGTCACTAAGGAATACGGGCAATTATTAGTTGACGGAGAAGAAGTAAATGTAGCTTTTTAAAGTAATTAGGGATTTATTTATTTTTACAGATAAGCGATTGATTTTAGTAGATAAACAAGGACTTACAGAAAAAAAGACATCCTATCATTCTATTATGTTCAAAAGCATTTCACATTTCAGCGCGGAAACTGCTGGGCATTTCGATATGGATGCTGAACTAAAGATTTGGATTTCAGGCAATCTGGAGCCTTTAGTCTCAAAAAATTTTAAGAAAGATGGTAATATATACGAAATTCAAAAAGTTCTTGCAGCTGTGAGTGGTTAAAAATAAATGACAAGGCTATTCGCACAAACAAACTCAAGGATTTTTCGTTACATCCTTGAGTTTGTTTACTTTGTTTACACAACAAATTCAAAAAGCTGATGTTAGTTCACTATTTATAACCACTTCCCTTCTGCTACAACGAAAGCACGACCACCTACTTGGATAGCGTATTTGTATTTGTGTTTAGTAGCTGATACCTTTAACAATGACTTCCTGTTTATCAAGTACCCTTGCTCCACTGCATAACTTATCACATTGCTTCCCAACACATTATGTTCTAATAAATACCCGGCTAGATTTCCGTTAGCACTACCCGTTGCAGGGTCTTCTAAGTGACCAGACATAAACATAAACACTCTTACATGTAAATCGTTAGAAGCATTTACTGTGTCATTTGTGAAAACAAGAAGATTCGCCTCTCCTATTTCTTCTAGCAGTTTGTCATAGCGTTGATGATTTATTTTACAACGGTTAACTGCATCTAAAGTCTTGAGGTTTACGATAATGCTTGGTAATCCCGTTGAAACTACTTGAACCGGAAACTCGCCGTCTATATCTTCTCGATCAATAGCTAGAATTTCTGATATCGTGTCTACATCTATTTCAGCGTGAAATGTAGGGGGATTCTGTACCATCCAACCCTCTTCGTCATTAAACGTGACAGGAATTTGCCCAACTTCCAGATTCAGTTTTATCTGACTGGAGTGGTCGGGATCAATAAAACGTTGAATAATTAATGCTGTACCAAGTGTCGGATGTCCGGCAAATGGTATCTCTGAATCAGGTGTGAAAATTTTTACATGGTAGCCGCCGTCTTGTTGTAAACCTGACAGGATAAATGTCGTTTCCGAAAAATTTATTTCCTTTGCAATTTGCTGCATTTTTTCCTGGCTGATCCGCTCATCAGGAATACAGACAGCTAATTGATTCCCTTGATATGCTTTCTCTGCAAAAACATCTACTATATAAAATTTCAAATTATCGTCT includes the following:
- a CDS encoding CPBP family intramembrane glutamic endopeptidase → MEKWKIKLVLLLTFLGVIGIVAIIPYEMTVLMNDEFYQSSPEAMPVSLVVTINSIIDIIFLFVLVLIGVRLQKRARLSAPIIEGLIYERKLQPISKKWLIIGVFIAFIGSLITILLDMWVFAPLIDMPDNQTTVTSWWQGLLAIVYGGITEELMLRLFGMTLVVWLLARITKKEKGDIPRSFYYIAIILTAILFGIGHLPATMQVFGELSVIIVIRALVLNGLLGLWFGYLYWKKGLEYAMLAHMSADFFIHVLFASIFH
- a CDS encoding PhzF family phenazine biosynthesis protein gives rise to the protein MKFYIVDVFAEKAYQGNQLAVCIPDERISQEKMQQIAKEINFSETTFILSGLQQDGGYHVKIFTPDSEIPFAGHPTLGTALIIQRFIDPDHSSQIKLNLEVGQIPVTFNDEEGWMVQNPPTFHAEIDVDTISEILAIDREDIDGEFPVQVVSTGLPSIIVNLKTLDAVNRCKINHQRYDKLLEEIGEANLLVFTNDTVNASNDLHVRVFMFMSGHLEDPATGSANGNLAGYLLEHNVLGSNVISYAVEQGYLINRKSLLKVSATKHKYKYAIQVGGRAFVVAEGKWL